The Brassica napus cultivar Da-Ae chromosome C7, Da-Ae, whole genome shotgun sequence genome has a segment encoding these proteins:
- the LOC111214104 gene encoding upstream activation factor subunit UAF30-like — MALSSATFSTSLRVDTAPFRSSPSLRISPHPANLRMVRAVTSATAAASSEPSSTTKTREPRGIMKPRPVTPEMQDVVGESVIPRTQALKRIWAYIKEHDLQDPQNKKVIICDEKLKKIFDGKDRVGFLEIAKLIGPHFL, encoded by the exons ATGGCTCTTTCTTCTGCTACCTTCTCTACCTCTCTCCGCGTCGATACGGCGCCGTTCCGAAGCTCGCCGTCTCTCCGTATTTCTCCTCATCCGGCTAACCTGCGCATGGTGCGAGCCGTAACCTCCGCGACGGCGGCGGCGTCCTCCGAGCCCTCTTCAACCACCAAGACGAGGGAGCCACGTGGCATCATGAAGCCTCGCCCGGTGACCCCCGAGATGCAGGACGTTGTAGGCGAATCGGTGATACCTCGCACACAGGCCCTCAAGCGTATTTGGGCTTACATCAAGGAACACGACCTTCAA GATCCACAAAACAAGAAGGTTATAATCTGCGACGAGAAGCTGAAGAAGATATTTGATGGCAAAGACCGTGTCGGCTTCTTGGAGATTGCAAAGCTCATTGGTCCTCACTTTCTCtga